Proteins encoded within one genomic window of Prosthecobacter fusiformis:
- a CDS encoding BlaI/MecI/CopY family transcriptional regulator produces MPQTSTETYSKKERQAMEVLYRLGQATVAQVQAELSEETNYSAVRALLGVLVDKGLASVVKADGARHYLYSPKEPVHKARKGALRKLLATFFDDSPAELAMNLLDPAQNKISVEELEKLQQMIDAHRANQKN; encoded by the coding sequence ATGCCTCAGACATCCACGGAGACTTATTCCAAAAAGGAGCGTCAGGCGATGGAGGTCCTCTATCGCCTTGGGCAGGCCACTGTGGCCCAGGTGCAGGCCGAGCTTTCAGAAGAAACGAATTACTCCGCCGTGCGTGCCTTGTTAGGTGTCTTGGTGGACAAAGGGCTGGCCAGTGTGGTGAAAGCCGACGGTGCACGTCATTACCTTTATTCACCAAAGGAGCCTGTCCATAAGGCACGTAAAGGAGCGCTAAGGAAGCTGCTCGCCACCTTTTTTGACGACTCACCGGCAGAGCTGGCGATGAATCTGCTCGACCCAGCACAGAATAAAATCTCAGTAGAGGAACTGGAAAAATTGCAGCAGATGATTGATGCGCACCGCGCTAACCAGAAAAATTGA
- a CDS encoding exodeoxyribonuclease III, protein MKLSTWNVNGIRASLNKGLREYLLNHDADVVCLQETKAMEEQVDIAFMAGYRAVWNSAEKKGYSGTCILSRVPWTNYALGMGIHDHDREGRVITTEFPDFFLVTVYTPNSKAGLARLPYRLEWDAAFRAYLKKLELQKPVLACGDLNCAHQEIDLANPKSNRMNPGFSDEERASFTQHLEAGFLDVFREFDKSPGRYTWWTQRTPDARAKNIGWRLDYWLASAGLRPAITSCTIRDDIHGSDHCPVELVIQP, encoded by the coding sequence ATGAAACTCTCCACCTGGAACGTCAACGGCATCCGCGCTTCTCTGAACAAGGGGCTGCGTGAGTATCTACTGAATCACGATGCGGATGTGGTGTGCCTCCAGGAAACGAAGGCGATGGAGGAGCAGGTGGACATCGCCTTTATGGCGGGCTACCGGGCGGTCTGGAACAGTGCGGAAAAGAAGGGTTACTCCGGCACCTGCATCCTGAGCCGGGTGCCCTGGACAAACTATGCGCTGGGCATGGGCATCCATGATCATGACCGCGAAGGGCGGGTCATCACGACGGAGTTTCCGGATTTTTTCCTGGTGACGGTTTATACCCCGAACAGCAAGGCTGGGCTGGCTCGTCTGCCTTACCGGCTGGAATGGGATGCGGCGTTCCGGGCGTATTTGAAGAAGCTGGAATTGCAAAAGCCGGTGCTGGCGTGTGGGGATCTGAACTGTGCGCACCAGGAGATCGACCTGGCGAATCCGAAGTCCAACCGGATGAATCCCGGCTTCAGCGATGAGGAAAGGGCCAGTTTCACGCAGCATCTGGAGGCGGGTTTTCTGGATGTGTTTCGGGAGTTCGACAAATCCCCTGGACGCTACACCTGGTGGACGCAAAGGACGCCGGATGCACGGGCGAAGAACATCGGGTGGCGGCTGGATTACTGGCTGGCATCTGCAGGCTTGCGCCCGGCCATCACTTCCTGCACGATCCGTGATGACATCCACGGCAGCGACCACTGCCCGGTGGAATTGGTCATTCAACCCTGA
- a CDS encoding toxin-antitoxin system YwqK family antitoxin translates to MKPLLFAALFTASILHAADAPKSAEVTYKELKWQDDVYFLNGQPYSGLARDTHKDGKPKGEYPFKEGRLHGLVREWWDNGQLSTETNFENGQRHGLNRYWSKTGQLMKEQVYDHDKSVSEKYYDEKK, encoded by the coding sequence ATGAAGCCGCTTCTTTTCGCTGCCCTTTTTACCGCCTCCATTCTCCACGCTGCGGATGCCCCGAAGTCTGCTGAGGTGACCTACAAGGAGCTGAAGTGGCAGGACGATGTGTATTTTCTCAATGGCCAGCCTTACAGCGGCCTGGCACGAGATACGCATAAGGACGGCAAACCGAAGGGGGAGTATCCCTTCAAGGAAGGCCGACTGCACGGGTTGGTGCGGGAGTGGTGGGACAACGGCCAGCTTTCGACGGAAACGAATTTTGAAAACGGCCAGCGCCATGGGCTTAACCGCTACTGGTCCAAGACCGGCCAGCTCATGAAGGAGCAGGTCTATGATCACGACAAATCGGTGAGCGAGAAGTATTACGACGAGAAGAAGTGA
- a CDS encoding DUF5722 domain-containing protein, with amino-acid sequence MLRFSLVCLLASAVSVAPNEDPFPALPNIKGLQVQMVPDALELGIHHAGINVNLTALLDLEKKSENPSHAADGETFSFNAGYLASLDAQIKPLSDHGVAVYLILLVYPSKDGERDAITIHPDAREDHQYTVGAFNNVTPQGRAYLQAVVEFLAARWSGAQPEHGRVWGWIVGNEVNSHWMWYNLGRKPLVQAVGEYESAFRIIHGAVRKASRHARLYISFDHHWGISMHGISAEEATPGREYLDTFARLVKERGDMDWHVAWHPYPEDLGNPRAWADKSVTRDDSTPKVTFKNLEVLPRHLEKPELLFQGKARRVILSEQGFHTLLTPEGDRLQAAAYAYAWEKCRSLPTVDAFIYHRHVDHAKEGGLRLGLWRNAPGSIADPHSKKPLWELFRKAGTAEWEGAAGELLPVTGLKSWGE; translated from the coding sequence ATGCTGCGCTTTTCCCTTGTCTGCCTCCTCGCCAGTGCTGTGTCTGTGGCGCCGAATGAGGACCCTTTCCCTGCTCTGCCTAACATCAAGGGATTGCAGGTCCAAATGGTGCCGGATGCCCTGGAGCTGGGCATTCACCATGCCGGGATCAATGTGAACCTGACGGCCTTGCTGGACCTGGAAAAGAAGTCGGAGAATCCTTCACATGCGGCGGACGGGGAGACTTTCAGTTTTAATGCCGGTTATCTAGCCAGCCTGGATGCCCAGATCAAACCGCTGTCTGACCATGGCGTGGCGGTTTACCTGATCCTTCTGGTTTATCCGTCCAAGGATGGGGAACGTGATGCGATCACGATCCATCCGGATGCGCGGGAGGATCATCAGTATACGGTCGGTGCCTTCAACAATGTGACGCCGCAGGGGAGGGCATACCTCCAAGCAGTGGTGGAGTTTCTGGCGGCGCGGTGGTCAGGGGCGCAGCCTGAGCATGGGCGTGTGTGGGGGTGGATCGTGGGCAATGAGGTGAATTCCCACTGGATGTGGTACAACCTGGGCCGAAAGCCCCTGGTGCAGGCAGTGGGTGAATATGAAAGTGCCTTTCGCATCATCCACGGGGCGGTCCGCAAGGCCTCCCGGCACGCGCGGCTTTACATCTCCTTTGATCATCACTGGGGCATCTCCATGCATGGAATCAGTGCCGAGGAGGCGACACCTGGAAGGGAGTATCTGGATACCTTTGCGCGGCTGGTGAAGGAGCGGGGGGATATGGACTGGCATGTGGCTTGGCATCCCTACCCGGAGGATCTGGGCAATCCGCGTGCCTGGGCGGACAAGAGCGTGACGCGGGATGACTCAACACCCAAGGTCACCTTTAAAAATCTGGAGGTGCTGCCGCGGCATCTGGAGAAGCCGGAACTGCTGTTTCAGGGGAAGGCACGGCGGGTCATTCTGTCTGAACAGGGGTTCCATACACTGCTGACTCCGGAGGGAGATCGGCTCCAAGCGGCGGCATATGCCTATGCATGGGAAAAGTGCCGTTCTTTACCCACGGTGGATGCTTTTATTTATCACCGGCATGTGGACCACGCGAAGGAGGGTGGGCTGCGGCTCGGTCTTTGGAGAAATGCTCCGGGGAGCATCGCGGATCCGCACAGCAAGAAGCCGCTATGGGAGCTTTTTCGGAAGGCGGGGACGGCGGAGTGGGAAGGGGCTGCGGGGGAACTGCTGCCGGTGACGGGATTGAAGAGTTGGGGTGAATGA
- a CDS encoding DUF3592 domain-containing protein gives MSSASVSSLSGRLWLASMGLFLALAGLLFTWVLWTSWQRAEETRRWVPTPCRIISAQVISERPTPHSNPAHKAAVRYSYTFSGQSLTGTRIKRVDSASQHEENARKKLEEFPIGQETTCYVNPQQPDQTVLKHDSRAALYSIWFPLLFVFGGLGMTWNAFRRK, from the coding sequence ATGTCATCTGCGTCTGTTTCTTCTCTCTCGGGCCGCCTCTGGCTGGCCTCCATGGGTCTGTTTTTAGCCCTCGCAGGATTGCTCTTTACCTGGGTGCTTTGGACGTCCTGGCAGCGTGCGGAAGAGACCCGCCGCTGGGTGCCCACCCCCTGCCGGATTATTTCCGCCCAGGTCATCAGTGAGCGCCCCACCCCGCACTCCAATCCCGCCCATAAAGCCGCCGTCCGTTACTCATACACCTTCAGCGGCCAGTCCCTCACCGGCACCCGCATCAAGCGTGTGGACTCCGCCAGCCAGCACGAAGAAAACGCCCGCAAAAAGTTGGAGGAATTCCCCATCGGCCAGGAGACCACCTGTTACGTCAATCCCCAGCAGCCCGACCAGACCGTGCTCAAGCACGACAGCCGCGCCGCCCTCTACTCCATCTGGTTTCCCCTCCTTTTCGTCTTCGGCGGCCTCGGCATGACCTGGAACGCCTTCCGCCGGAAATAG
- the recJ gene encoding single-stranded-DNA-specific exonuclease RecJ: MALASEIPLPNTLPPRWLLKPVPEGAADLAADTGLPLLLTTLLTQRGMTSAELVQDFLVPKLASLGDPTVLPEMKIAVERILKAVDEKQRVALYGDYDVDGVTSMALMHLTLKAYGLPTHLFLPSRMEEGYGLSMDGFARLFEEFGKPDLLLALDCGTTSIKELTWLQEQGVDCVIVDHHELSPFGRPPCVALVNPKLGTEYHYFCTAGLVFKVAHALMKTRRVDFDLKEALDLVALGTVADLVPLVDENRLLVRRGLEALAQTERIGLRALKEIAGVDGFIQTHHVGFRLGPRLNAAGRLDTASTALQLLLAEDPLVAADYATLLENHNRDRQAVELEVFNEAEQQLLAMGDLEHIPAVVLGSRKWHPGVVGIVASRLSRLVNRPTILFSFDENGMGKGSGRSIPGFSLVEAIEFCREHITRGGGHAMAAGVSVHEDKLEIFRERFSEAARLALSEEALTPVLGLDVEVRLRDLSLEFLRNFRLMEPFGQRNHEPIFLCRRVNPRLPGRLMKEKHLRVMLSQDGASMEARWFNAPLKNLPKPPWDVAMRVQRNFWRGEEQWQLTLDAVRTAETE; encoded by the coding sequence ATGGCTCTCGCGTCTGAAATCCCTCTCCCAAACACCCTGCCCCCGCGCTGGCTGCTGAAGCCGGTGCCTGAGGGCGCGGCGGATTTGGCTGCGGATACAGGGCTGCCTTTGCTCCTGACCACCCTGCTGACGCAAAGGGGGATGACGAGCGCGGAACTGGTGCAGGATTTCCTGGTACCGAAGCTGGCCTCCCTGGGAGATCCGACGGTGCTGCCCGAGATGAAAATCGCCGTGGAGCGCATCCTCAAGGCGGTGGATGAAAAACAGCGGGTAGCCCTCTATGGAGATTACGATGTGGACGGGGTGACCTCCATGGCGCTGATGCACCTGACGCTGAAAGCCTATGGGCTGCCGACGCATCTCTTCCTGCCCTCGCGCATGGAGGAGGGGTATGGACTGAGCATGGACGGTTTTGCGCGGTTGTTTGAGGAATTTGGCAAGCCGGACCTGCTGCTGGCGCTGGACTGTGGAACGACCTCCATCAAGGAGCTGACCTGGCTGCAGGAGCAGGGGGTGGATTGTGTGATCGTGGACCACCATGAGCTGTCCCCTTTTGGCCGACCTCCCTGCGTGGCACTGGTGAATCCGAAGCTGGGGACGGAATATCATTATTTTTGTACGGCAGGGCTGGTCTTTAAGGTGGCGCATGCGCTCATGAAGACGCGGCGGGTGGACTTCGACCTCAAAGAGGCGCTGGATCTGGTGGCGCTGGGAACGGTGGCGGATCTGGTGCCGCTGGTGGATGAAAATCGCCTGCTGGTGCGGCGCGGACTGGAGGCGCTGGCGCAAACGGAGCGCATCGGCCTGCGTGCGCTGAAGGAAATCGCAGGGGTGGATGGTTTTATCCAAACGCATCATGTGGGATTCCGACTGGGACCGCGGCTGAATGCGGCTGGACGGCTAGATACGGCCTCGACGGCGCTGCAATTGCTGCTGGCGGAGGATCCGCTGGTGGCGGCAGACTACGCCACGCTGCTGGAGAATCATAACCGGGACCGCCAGGCAGTGGAGCTGGAAGTTTTTAATGAGGCGGAGCAGCAACTGCTGGCCATGGGAGATCTGGAGCACATCCCTGCGGTGGTCTTGGGATCGCGCAAATGGCATCCGGGGGTGGTGGGCATCGTCGCCTCCCGGCTTTCACGGTTGGTGAACCGTCCGACGATCTTGTTTTCCTTTGATGAAAATGGCATGGGCAAGGGCAGTGGCCGCAGCATCCCGGGTTTTTCCCTGGTGGAGGCAATTGAATTTTGTCGTGAGCACATCACCCGGGGTGGTGGCCATGCGATGGCGGCGGGGGTATCTGTCCATGAGGATAAGCTGGAGATCTTTCGTGAGCGCTTTTCCGAAGCGGCACGCCTGGCCCTGAGTGAGGAGGCGCTGACGCCGGTACTGGGGCTGGATGTGGAAGTGCGTCTGCGGGATCTTTCCCTTGAATTTCTGCGGAATTTCCGGCTGATGGAACCCTTCGGCCAGCGCAATCATGAGCCTATTTTTCTCTGCCGCCGGGTGAATCCACGCCTGCCGGGGAGGCTGATGAAGGAGAAGCATCTGCGTGTGATGCTGAGCCAGGATGGAGCCTCCATGGAGGCGCGCTGGTTCAATGCGCCGCTGAAAAATCTGCCGAAACCGCCATGGGATGTGGCCATGCGGGTGCAGCGAAATTTCTGGCGCGGTGAAGAACAATGGCAATTGACTCTGGACGCGGTGCGTACTGCTGAGACAGAATGA
- a CDS encoding ABC transporter substrate-binding protein — MDALPTLSRNRGDPSSASRWSLSARTARRLVSVACGVIVLWTSYGVGAEGGANLKKVSIQLKWHHQFQFAGYYAAEAQGYYRAAGLEVELREGNPARRSLEVVQSGAADFGVTDCDVLLARMKGKPVVVCAAIFQHSPYIMMSLADKGITKPSDLVGKRLMVSNDQGEAEVRAMIMREGLPAGRMEFLPHSWNNRDLLAGKVDAISAYSTVEPTQLRQLGVEPATIRFSDYGVDFYGDTLFTTEALVKKDRELVNAFVEASMKGWNYAMEHPEEMIERILLMPGVKERGIRRENLEVEAREMVPLIQADLVDVGHMNAGRWERIARTFVETGIVDEVSHLQGFIFEPDKSPDFKILFGALSVIGLLGGLGLLWTMQLRRQVDLRTREVKEGQQKLSAILENTFQLQGLLDPEGRMMEANSTARSFAGVELADVVGKWFWETVWWSHSVEQQNKLREAIQQIRQGQDGVRFETLHPDKTGTLHVIDFSVRPVRDEGGNLRYLMVEGYDITERKLAENARRVSEANLLALLENSSGAIWSLDRDLHYLTFNSRYQDHILSLGGGLKAQIGERAVEVESPAHLALWRPHYQRALKGERFKITFDQEVRGKMRTFSASFNPIRHAGEVTGVSVFSDDVTEQKHLEDQLRQSQKMDAIGHLAGGVAHDFNNLLTVIQANASLAKIMKLTPEMTTRAFSEILDAANRAGALTRQLLTFSRQQPINKTTLNLNQVVSEMNRMLQRLIGETIQVHLRLSPEPALVHADASMMEQIILNLTVNARDAMPQGGTLTLTTRLLPLKQLPPQASAEAKPGHFVCLEVRDTGTGISEEHLKRIFEPFFTTKAVGQGTGIGLATVFGIAQQHGGWVTVDSHPGAGASFCVFLPLLSSPVPTPVEEEITPPALGARGTATILIVEDEKTVRTIVKHVLTAHGYHVHEATSGKEALEMWDGIANEVDLMLTDMVMPGGVSGHELGAQLQAKKPSLKIIYSSGYSAETFRRDSVLPDDAVLLRKPYTAAQLLKEVQKMLPQDDVAKPAEA; from the coding sequence ATGGATGCACTGCCCACCTTGTCCCGCAACCGGGGCGATCCATCGTCAGCCTCCCGCTGGTCATTGTCAGCCCGCACGGCTCGAAGGCTGGTGAGTGTGGCGTGTGGCGTGATCGTATTGTGGACCAGCTACGGTGTAGGGGCCGAGGGCGGGGCAAATCTGAAAAAGGTGAGCATCCAGCTCAAGTGGCATCATCAGTTTCAATTTGCGGGTTATTACGCGGCGGAGGCCCAGGGATACTACCGCGCAGCCGGGCTGGAGGTGGAACTGCGGGAGGGAAACCCAGCAAGAAGGTCCCTGGAGGTGGTGCAATCCGGGGCGGCGGACTTTGGCGTGACGGACTGCGATGTGCTGCTGGCGCGGATGAAGGGCAAACCAGTGGTGGTGTGTGCTGCTATTTTCCAGCATTCTCCATACATCATGATGAGCCTGGCGGACAAAGGCATCACGAAGCCTTCTGACCTGGTGGGGAAAAGGCTCATGGTCTCCAACGACCAGGGAGAGGCGGAGGTGCGGGCGATGATCATGCGAGAAGGATTGCCCGCCGGGCGCATGGAATTCCTGCCTCATTCATGGAATAACCGGGACCTACTGGCTGGCAAAGTGGATGCCATTTCTGCGTATAGCACGGTGGAGCCGACGCAATTGCGACAGCTCGGGGTGGAGCCTGCCACCATCCGCTTTAGCGATTACGGGGTGGATTTTTATGGGGATACTCTTTTCACCACGGAAGCACTGGTGAAGAAAGACCGGGAGCTGGTGAATGCCTTCGTCGAAGCCTCCATGAAAGGCTGGAATTATGCGATGGAGCATCCGGAAGAGATGATCGAGCGCATCCTGCTGATGCCAGGGGTGAAGGAGCGCGGCATCCGCCGGGAGAACCTGGAGGTGGAGGCACGGGAAATGGTGCCGCTGATCCAGGCGGACCTGGTGGATGTGGGGCACATGAATGCGGGGAGATGGGAGCGGATCGCCCGGACGTTTGTGGAAACCGGAATCGTGGACGAGGTGTCACATTTACAGGGATTTATCTTTGAGCCGGACAAGTCTCCGGATTTTAAAATACTCTTTGGGGCGCTCTCAGTCATCGGGCTCCTGGGGGGGCTGGGGCTGCTCTGGACGATGCAACTGCGCCGCCAGGTGGACCTGCGCACCCGAGAAGTGAAGGAAGGCCAGCAAAAGCTGTCTGCCATCCTGGAAAACACCTTTCAACTGCAAGGCCTGCTGGATCCTGAAGGCCGGATGATGGAGGCCAACAGTACGGCGCGTTCTTTTGCAGGGGTGGAACTGGCTGATGTGGTGGGGAAGTGGTTTTGGGAAACGGTGTGGTGGAGCCATTCCGTGGAGCAGCAGAACAAGCTGCGTGAGGCCATCCAGCAGATCCGCCAGGGACAGGACGGGGTCCGGTTTGAAACTCTACATCCAGACAAGACGGGGACTCTGCATGTGATCGACTTTTCCGTGCGGCCAGTCAGGGATGAGGGTGGAAATTTGCGCTACCTGATGGTGGAGGGATATGACATCACGGAAAGGAAACTGGCGGAAAATGCCCGAAGGGTGTCTGAGGCGAATCTGCTGGCTCTGCTGGAAAATAGCTCCGGTGCCATCTGGTCTCTGGACCGGGACCTGCATTACCTAACCTTCAATTCCCGCTATCAGGATCACATTCTGTCATTGGGCGGTGGGTTGAAGGCCCAGATCGGCGAACGCGCGGTGGAGGTGGAATCCCCGGCGCATCTGGCTCTCTGGCGTCCGCACTATCAGCGGGCACTGAAGGGGGAGCGCTTCAAGATCACCTTTGACCAGGAAGTGCGGGGAAAAATGCGCACCTTTTCAGCTTCCTTCAATCCCATCCGTCACGCAGGGGAAGTGACCGGAGTCTCTGTCTTCAGCGATGATGTGACGGAGCAAAAGCACCTGGAAGACCAGCTTCGCCAGTCGCAAAAAATGGATGCCATCGGTCATCTGGCCGGCGGGGTAGCACATGATTTTAATAACCTGCTGACGGTGATCCAGGCCAATGCCTCACTGGCCAAGATCATGAAACTGACGCCGGAGATGACGACGCGGGCTTTCAGTGAGATCCTGGATGCGGCTAACCGGGCAGGGGCGTTAACGCGGCAATTGCTGACTTTTAGCCGCCAGCAGCCGATCAACAAGACGACATTGAACCTCAACCAGGTGGTCTCTGAGATGAACCGGATGCTGCAAAGGCTGATCGGGGAAACGATCCAGGTGCACTTGCGCCTGAGCCCGGAGCCGGCGCTGGTGCATGCGGATGCAAGCATGATGGAGCAGATCATCCTGAACCTGACGGTGAATGCCCGGGATGCCATGCCCCAGGGAGGGACGCTAACGCTGACCACACGCCTGCTGCCGCTGAAGCAACTGCCTCCCCAAGCCTCCGCAGAGGCCAAGCCGGGGCATTTTGTGTGCCTGGAAGTTCGCGATACTGGCACGGGCATTTCTGAAGAGCATCTGAAGCGTATCTTTGAACCCTTCTTCACCACGAAGGCGGTGGGACAGGGCACGGGCATCGGTCTGGCGACGGTGTTCGGCATCGCCCAACAGCATGGTGGCTGGGTGACCGTAGACAGTCATCCGGGAGCAGGGGCATCTTTTTGCGTCTTTTTGCCTTTGCTCAGCAGCCCCGTTCCGACCCCTGTGGAGGAGGAGATTACCCCCCCTGCCCTGGGTGCACGCGGTACAGCAACGATCTTGATTGTCGAGGATGAAAAGACAGTGAGGACGATCGTCAAACACGTGCTGACCGCACACGGCTATCATGTGCATGAAGCGACCAGCGGCAAAGAGGCGCTGGAGATGTGGGACGGAATCGCGAATGAGGTGGATCTGATGCTGACGGATATGGTCATGCCCGGAGGGGTGTCGGGCCATGAATTGGGAGCTCAATTGCAGGCCAAGAAGCCGAGCCTCAAAATCATTTACTCCAGCGGTTATTCGGCAGAGACTTTCCGTCGGGATTCTGTCCTGCCGGATGATGCGGTGCTTTTGCGCAAGCCTTATACAGCCGCACAGCTCCTCAAGGAGGTTCAAAAGATGCTGCCGCAGGATGACGTGGCAAAACCAGCTGAAGCGTAG
- the proC gene encoding pyrroline-5-carboxylate reductase, which translates to MLKLGLIGCGKMGGALLRGVEQALGSAELQVALSDVVPAAVEALEKSLTCPTNPGTPEQVGSSSDVILLAVKPGDMKSLCEDLAKLEGSRLFISIAAGISIAQLESWLGSRQRVIRCMPNTPALVATGAAAFARGSKATAEDSAMAVKILGSVGTADEVSEKLLDAVTGLSGSGPAYVYTVIEALADGGVLMGLPRAASLRLAAQTVAGAAKMVLETGKHPATLRDEVTSPGGTTIAGLEQLEAHGLRHALIQAVRKATERSKELGA; encoded by the coding sequence ATGTTGAAACTTGGCCTCATCGGATGTGGTAAAATGGGCGGTGCACTCTTGCGCGGCGTGGAGCAGGCATTGGGCAGCGCTGAGCTCCAGGTCGCTCTCAGTGACGTCGTGCCGGCTGCTGTCGAGGCCCTGGAAAAATCCCTTACCTGTCCGACCAACCCCGGCACGCCAGAGCAGGTGGGTTCCAGTTCGGACGTTATCCTCCTGGCCGTAAAACCTGGGGATATGAAAAGCCTGTGTGAAGACTTAGCCAAGCTGGAAGGCAGCCGCCTGTTCATCAGCATTGCCGCTGGGATTTCCATCGCCCAGTTGGAGTCCTGGCTGGGCAGTCGCCAAAGGGTTATCCGCTGCATGCCCAATACCCCTGCACTCGTCGCCACCGGGGCAGCCGCTTTCGCTCGTGGGTCAAAGGCGACTGCGGAGGATTCCGCCATGGCGGTGAAAATCCTCGGCAGTGTCGGCACGGCGGATGAAGTGTCTGAAAAACTTCTGGATGCGGTCACTGGCCTCAGCGGCAGCGGCCCGGCTTACGTCTATACCGTCATCGAAGCCCTTGCAGATGGGGGCGTACTCATGGGCCTGCCACGGGCTGCCTCACTACGTCTGGCGGCCCAAACCGTGGCCGGTGCGGCCAAGATGGTGCTGGAGACTGGTAAACATCCGGCCACTCTCCGCGATGAAGTCACTAGCCCCGGTGGCACCACCATTGCCGGACTGGAGCAATTGGAGGCTCACGGCCTCCGTCATGCCCTGATCCAGGCTGTACGCAAAGCGACTGAACGCAGCAAGGAACTGGGTGCTTAA
- a CDS encoding sulfite exporter TauE/SafE family protein — MPVSEILTCLGIGIISGVVAALCGVGGGVVMVPAFVFMLAMPQKQAVATSLAIIIPTALMATTQNSRNDLVNWKVAAVTAISASIFAYFGAGWLKSMSNETLTRIFGTILVVFGLRMLLQGKA, encoded by the coding sequence ATGCCTGTATCTGAAATCCTCACCTGTCTGGGCATCGGCATCATTAGCGGAGTCGTCGCAGCTTTGTGCGGCGTCGGCGGTGGTGTGGTGATGGTGCCCGCTTTTGTGTTTATGCTGGCCATGCCTCAAAAACAGGCCGTGGCCACCAGCCTGGCCATCATCATCCCGACGGCCCTGATGGCGACCACTCAAAACTCCCGCAATGACTTGGTAAATTGGAAAGTCGCCGCCGTCACGGCCATCTCCGCCTCCATTTTCGCCTATTTCGGGGCTGGATGGCTGAAGTCCATGAGCAATGAGACCCTGACCCGCATCTTCGGCACCATCCTCGTCGTATTTGGCCTGCGTATGCTGCTGCAAGGGAAGGCATGA
- a CDS encoding low molecular weight protein tyrosine phosphatase family protein: protein MKLLFLCSRNQWRSPTAEAIYQNDPRVQVRSAGTCSAARTRVGEKLLRWADLICVMEHAHKKRLRDDFPDLFRELQIEVLDIPDDYTFMEPALIELVRERVEPLLAPDA, encoded by the coding sequence GTGAAGCTGCTGTTTCTCTGCTCTCGCAATCAATGGCGCAGCCCCACGGCTGAAGCCATCTATCAAAACGATCCGCGTGTACAGGTGCGTTCGGCAGGAACCTGTTCCGCCGCGCGCACCCGGGTCGGTGAAAAACTGCTTCGCTGGGCTGACCTTATTTGTGTGATGGAACATGCTCACAAAAAACGCCTGCGTGATGACTTCCCTGACCTATTCAGAGAGCTGCAGATCGAAGTCCTGGATATCCCTGATGATTACACATTCATGGAACCCGCCTTGATCGAGTTGGTCCGTGAGCGCGTGGAACCGCTGCTTGCTCCAGACGCATAA